One part of the Dasypus novemcinctus isolate mDasNov1 chromosome 27, mDasNov1.1.hap2, whole genome shotgun sequence genome encodes these proteins:
- the TEX12 gene encoding testis-expressed protein 12 encodes MMASNLVRPDTRSSKRPRELEPQMPDSPQLSSLRKLDSLSESSGLFYNDEALEKDLNDMSKEINLMLSTYAKILSERAEVDASYLDEIDGLFKEANTIENFLIQKRELLRQRFTVIANTLHR; translated from the exons ATGATGGCAAGTAACCTTGTGAGACCTGATACTAGAAGTTCCAAGAGACCAAGAGAGTTGGAG CCCCAAATGCCAGATAGTCCACAGCTGTCCTCTCTCAGAAAATTAGACTCACTCTCTGAAAGCTCTGGGTTATTTTATAATGATGAAGCCCTGGAGAAGGATTTGAATG ATATGAGCAAGGAAATTAATCTAATGTTGTCTACATATGCAAAGATCTTAAG tgagAGAGCAGAAGTAGATGCATCTTACCTTGACGAGATAGATGGACTCTTCAAAGAAGCCAATACTATTGAAAACTTTCTAATACAAAAAAGAGAACTCCTGAGACAGAGGTTTACAGTGATTGCAAACACACTGCACAGATAA